The DNA segment TGCTTTACAATCCGTGTCATTAAGTCTTTTGTCTGTTATCATAGTGTCATCACTGCCCTCGGGACTTCCAGCTCGACTCGATCCTTTGCTACCTGTCCCCGTCATTTCCTCATCTGcaaatagaaaattcccattaATTTGTGTTCTACTTTATCTCCATGGTTCTTAACTATTTTCAATCAGGCTCATGACTCGATTAATGTCTCAACCAATTACATGTGAAGTCAACAGCTGCATAGAATTAGATAAGCTATCTTGAATGAGATGACAATAAGAAATTGGATTTATCGACTGATAAAGAACATTTAATACAGAATCGACGAGAACAAACCATTTAAATCATCGCTCATTGCGGGGCTCTGCTCACGATCCTCATCTTGTTTAGTCGCTGTCTTCTTCCTTGAGAGCTTCTCCATATTCTCCTTCAACTTCTTCTTATTCTTTGACTTGAATTTTGTCAGGGATTTTATTCCCGGTCCTGCTCGTGCATCGACAACCTGTAGCAAACGCAATGCCGTTGATTCGagataaaagaaaattgagtTGATAAGAAGTTACGAAACGCTTGCTTACGTGACTCCAATTTCGATTGCTCCCTGCTGGTAGTTTTTTCCATCTTTTCACCAGCAACACACATGCGTTACAGATTTCCCCAGTGCGCCTCTCTTCGAGTAGAAaacagggaaaaaaatcctcttcaTATCGCTTGCTATCGGTGAACCGAGAGCTAAAACAAGGAAAATAAGCAATGTCAGATGCTAAACTATTtccatgaataatttatgcatAATTAATGACCAAACAAGTGAACGAAACAACTTGGAGTATAAGTGCATAGCTAACAAAATATAATGCGTAGATTGCAGGTCGTATCAGTCATATCTTTATTATATCGCTATATCGTCGTATCTATCATCTAGTAACTGATCACCCTCTTATCGTGGtatgatttaattaataagtTGTGGACATTCACACGAAAAGGAACTACTTTGTCAACACAACGATATGTACACTCTGTAAATATTGATAACAGTCTGCACACAAAATTAGAATTTGGACGAACTACACTAGAATAGTTTATTGCAATTTTACGACTGCAGTGAATTGGTAAACTATGATAAACTCAAAAACTGATTTCATTTGACAGAACTTTtgattcaatcaatcaaaaaaattttttttaatcctagTTTACCGGTTTATTGATTGTAATTGTAGTTAAATCATAatactattttaattttcatggttCTAGAGATTCTGatttagttaaaaaaatttctctgaaaattatttcaataataaatacgTGTGAATTTTCTACTTCTTTTCGTTacattttgttttgttttgtaTTACATAACGCGAGTGAAAGggaacttgaaaaatttatgaaaaaagtcaattagtatgcgaatgtttttcaattaccCGTTAACTATTATCTAATGCCTTTAAAAATGCTCTGATCCTATCAGgagaagagattttttttatagagcgCTAATGTCTTTTGGACGATGTTGCTGACGACGTCACCAGTGCAAAGCACCCGTTTCAAATCTTTActtaatttgaatttaattaatcgccAAAAATATAGTCTATTAAGAGATCTCCCATGATAACCATCGAGTATACAACAAATTGGACCAAATAGTGGATAAAACGAAAATAATATGTGATTGTTCTCGGTTGTTCGACACTGATACCACAAAATTCAAGTGAatagataaaatatttatgaattcATATATTTACCTGCTGGATTTGGCTTTGCAGATACAACAACCTGTCGTCGACCGATAAACCTTCGGTTTATGAAAACTGAACATCTTCCTCGCtctttcttctcttttctACGTCTACGTGCCCcctaaaatcataaataaaaaatcatcagtcaCACCTAATGTAACATAGAAATTACATGAAAATTACGTTGAGTACATTTGGATATGGAATTATTTACGAGTGGCCCTGCCTTGCCCTTGACACAGTTAGCCATCTGCAGTTGGTCTCATTTATACTCTTTGGCAGGCGATGCTATCGTTGAGTCAACATAATCAACCttcgtttcaattttcattttctctcttCTCATTTATTTCGCTAATACCAAACCCATaattctctctcgctctcttttTCTCGCAACAATCAGTGGGTCTGCGGATAATAGAGAAAGTGGAGGTGAGTCGATGTCTCGATGACaacgaaattaataaaaaggaAGCCAAGAGGGCAAGTAGTCTAGCTCTTTCGCCCCTGACACAGTTACCCACTAAATGAAACTTTCATTTTCACTTTTACTCCACCTTTGCCTCTCGACAGTCGtcgagaaagaaaaagaaaataaaataagaaataaataatatgaaaactcTCTACACGGAAGTGGTCGAGTATTAACGTAACACGATTTATCCAATCCTTTGCTTTCGAAAATGtacatttcttttttctaCCGAGGGATGCAGCGAGCAGGGGCCTCTCCATTGATAAGAAGAAATTGACAGCGATGAATCGCGATAATTTCTTatcatgtgtttttttttcttcacataCTAGATACCGAAATCTCAGACCCAGCATACACTGTCGCCTGACATTTCATTAGTCATTCAATCAAGTAAATAGTGAGGAAGGTCGTCGGTTTAAATGCATACATGTCATAAACTAATTTCAATATCTTTTCATCCTGTTTTCATCGGCTGAATATTCCACCAACGATCGCTCGAAACTCGCTTCTTATGATCGTACGTATTTTAAAAGCTGTAGAATGTTGTTTTTCGCGCTTCACGTTCAACTTCTTTCTCCCTCTATCCTGCTTCTCAgtccctccccccaccccctctgcCGAGCCCCTTCACCTCGCGAATAAATGTATATCGCATATAATGCGTACACAGTTCTGATGCGCCAAAAATAGCTTTCGGGAggggagagagatggaaacGGGGTACATAACATATAAACATATGCGCATATATATGCGAATATATGAGTGCGGGGACTACTGGAGGGGAAGCCCGTATactgatataaaaaaaaaacgaaaaaaataccgaAGTTGAGTCGCCAAGTCGTAAACATGCAGCAGATATGCCAGAGCATTTTATTCTTCTgccatccatttttttttctcattttctttcaTAAACAGAGAACAGAAGTGAAGGCCGGTCATCACATGTACGTCTGTTTTCGTCGactgcacaaaaaaaaaaaatgtgagggCGAGAGAGGAGATTATTCGGGTGGGAGGTTGACATTTCTGACAATGACAGCAAGCTCAGCCGAGGAATTCAAAGAAAGCAagcgtaaaaaaattttttttcctcccagaATTCGAGCAAAAAAAGGGCAACACCGGAGGAGACGTACGCGGGAATGAGGGTACATAACGCTGTTTTGGTACGAAGGGAGTCTTGTAGTTGCAAAAGTGGAGTAGTAGAACGAATGGAGGCGCGAAAGGACTCGAGGAGAGGAATGAGTAGTCCGACGTGCGCAAAGAAACGTCTGACATGGCGCGTGGCACAGCACAGGCCGCCGCCATTGCGGCTTCCCTCGTTTTACCTCAGTCCCCCTTCAGTAACCGTAGCTGTCCTATAAATCATATGTCATTCTCGGTTGAGAATTCCAAAAGGGGGACAACATTTTCTGGAGCACATTGAACGATTATTTGTGACAATGGGTGATACGTTGATTAAATTTATGCTCAATTTTTTAAGAGATAATTTGAGGATTTTACTGATGAATAACTGGTAGGAATGATTTTATTCACTGGCAGGAACACTAACCGCCACGAGCACGCCATGACAGATGATACGGCACGCAAACAAACTAGTTATCCACAACAGCCCCTACCAAATGGCAAACATATCATCCATTATTGTCAGTGATGACGATTATTATCAATGATAATGGCCATTTAAactcgataaatatttttataaaatcaatGAGTATGACACGGAGGTAATTGTTCTATGTCTCTCGTCGATGGAAAGCCGATGCTAAATATGCACATGTATATAGACGTTGGACGGTTGCGGCGGCGCGGATTTGAGCAGTTAAAACGTATCCAAATCACACAACTTATTTTTCGCAAAATAATTACAATCGTTCCGCGAATGGTCGGATGATGCGTGTAGATGAATGAAATGATGATTGGCAATGGTGAATAACGATATTACCGAACGTCAACGATGATACTCCAGCACAGCCTGGCAGATAGACACCCTGAGTTTTTCATCAACACCGGACACGACGCTGACATTAATTGCCACTTGTCAGTTATTTACCGCACCAATCATCAAtgacaatttgaaattttgatgatCGATTAATTGTCAATGcaatcgatgattttttaggACCTTTTACACACAATTACTGACACTTAATGTACGTAATATCACAAACGATGTATTCGCTTACCTTTTCAATACAGGTGACGGTCAGTTTTGGAGTGTCTTTCTGCGCAGACTCGGCGCGCAGATGCCCTGAGAGTGTATACAAGGATCAACACAACAACTTGCAGTTGTCAAACGGCgggcattattattatttcgtgattaatggtggatttttttcataatttaactTCGTTAGGTGATTTTGGATGTTGTTGGAggttttttaaacatttgttTCTTGTCGATTCGTTTATTATTGAGATTTTCGGCGCCCCCCGGATGTCCACTACGCAACTTCCGGCTTCACTGCGACGCCGCAATGAAGTGACAGTTCGGTATGCAACCACCAGGGTTGGGGcaaaaaatgtgtaaataaAGAGGACTGCGTTTTGACAATGGACTGTCAGCCGTTCATCTGACGTTAGTCATGCTCACTCCACATGAGTCATTGATCCAAAAATTCTTGGGCCAATGGTCATTGAAAATCACGATTAGTGTATCGTCATTGGGGCAAAGAAGCCGGATTTTACGAGGATTCGGTGATTATTTGGCTTTCTCGGGTGCATGCTTTTGGAGTTTTGAATGCATAGTGAACGCCATCAAGCGGCTGTACCTGTCAACACTGGAGATTTTACTTTTGGAACGGGGGCTCTTTCACGGGGCTTTTCCGTGTCTAGCCCGAAAGTTCATTGACAATAGCCACCTGAAAACAGCTGATTGTTTGACGTTGTTTTTTGTTCCCCCGGTAGAAAATAGAGATAACCGAATTAACGGGTTGACGATATCATGTTAATACTTTATCACGTCATTTGATGATAACGGGTTGCAAGGAAGACACGTAAATAATCGGTGAATCGTGATTGGTTTATGTAAAGAAAACcggtttattgttttttttttgttttcgttgtttttattattttttgatcgGTTTGTTGGGGCTTATCATGGCAAGCTCAGTTACGAACAATGGGTATAATTTTAAGGTTGTTCTTTTGGGCGAGGGATGTGTGGGAAAAACCTCGGCTGTACTGAGGTATGTTGAGGACAAGTTCAATGACGAGCATTTGACGACGGTGCAGGTCAGGTCTTTGTTGTTATTggtattgatttttatttttatttattctgttacgtttatgaggttttttttctggtttcaGGCATCGTTTCTCACGAAGAAGTTGAGTGTCGGTGGGAAGAGGGTGAATTTGGCGATATGGGACACAGCCGGGCAGGAGAAATTCCATGCTTTAGGACCAATTTACTACAGAATGTCGAATGGAGCGATTTTAGTGTACGATATTACGGATGAGAATAGTTTTCAAAtggtgagaatattttttttcccatcctGACAATTAGTTTGACGATAAATTGGGAATGTcctgataaaattttatatgaCTCTGGTAAAAATCGTGTTCTGGGATAGTGTCGTTGGTTCAGTGTCGTTTTTATCGGATTGAAGTTGATATGTAAACAGAGCTTATCAGGGATTTCCTCGCCCACgagtaaaaaagttattgaatTGCAAGGGAAAGAGTCTTGGATTGCCCATATTTTAATGTATATTGAATGATAGTAGGGTTTTTAATTAAGATGATTAGGGGGTGGCCAATGAGAACACTCGATTTTTCTCACTGTTGTCATGTCGAATTCATTGATCAATCTCGAGTGAGGTAGGATAATGACAAAGAGATACAATTGTTTTGTCTCTTGGGAGAAAAATACCCCACGTTCTAAACAATTTCATGAGTCACTACAGTTTATAACAACTGTGACATTGTTTAGATGATGTGACAGATTTTTGACTGAGTTAAATATTATCGTAATTATACTTATTATTTCTGTCTTGGATAAACGACTGTCTTTTATAGAGTTTTCTCTCTCTTGCCCTTGACTCTTCGATAAAATGTTAACACCGAAAATTAACGTAAATATTCTTGAACAAATGTGGAACATTTCTGAAGATATCGTCAGAACATTCCCTTTCACGGACTTTAACGTAACATTAGacattttgaaaatcaattatGAAAATCACAATTATGAAAATCAAATCACCCAATATAGGATTCATAATCATCTTTTAACTTCCACTTAATGTTACCAAAACAAAGAATTAATCTCATGTTCGAATCCATTTGCAGCATAATGTCGGAAGATATTAtccaaatttgaattttcagaatTCAAATTCGGAAATACGGAATTTTGctgaatttgaaaataaattatactgGCCTAAATGAATTTGATTCATCACGTTCCAAGAAGTCATTAAAACGCCCACTttcatgataatttatttttatttcaatttaagaCTTTTTAACCTTCGTCATAAAAACCAAATGAATTAATACAGTTATTGTAATCGTATTTTAACTCAATGTcattaacaaaacaaaacttttgaGCCATGATTGAATTTCTTTGACATATGATATCTGGAAATATCCTCGGAATCATTTGTTGCGAAGATGCAGTGGTttaaaaagtttaaaaataatctcaaaaaaattatacgacAATAATAAAAGTCCCCCAATGAAGTCTTCATATTCATCATTAATCGCACACTTCATTTAGAATTTAGAGTAAAAATCTTCCTTTGCAGGTCAAAAATTGGGTAAAAGAGCTGAAGAAAATGCTGGGCAGTGATATATGTTTAGTCATAGCAGGGAACAAAGTCGATCTTGAGAAAGACCGAAGTGTCTCATTTGAGGAAGCCGAGAGGTGAGTATCCTCAGCGAAGCCATAAAATCCAATAAGTAACCACAAGCACATGCGTCACATAAGTTATCATGTCATTAATTGTCCCAGGTATGCGAAACAAGTGGGCGCTGTTCACTTTCACACGTCAGCCAAGCAGAACCGAAATATCGAGGAAATGTTCCTAGACCTGACGAGAAGAATGATAGCTCATGCAGACGAGACTGAGCAAATGAAGTCCAATCTCAACAGGACTAGTAGCACGCGGAGaaatgttgttgttgttgaggATGATGTTGAACAGACACAAACAACAAAGTCATCCTGCTGCGGTGGTTCACATCCCTCATGAATTATCAGTCTCTGTTTTGGAATTGAATTTATATTGAACAGGAGATAAACGATGTATATATTTAGTCACTTTTCTATTTACTGCGGGACTCTGTGAAGTTTATCTTAAATATTCTTTCGTTTCTTATGATTTGAGCAAAGGAATTGCAAtgagattaattattttgacttCAACATCGGACTTTGGTTGTCTTCGAGTTTGAGggagatgaaattttttttggaggggAACACGTTCTTTTCAGTTGTAAGAAAAGCAACTGCGAAAATGTATTCGTGAAACCGATAAATCTTCAAGGTTTGCACATCAGAATTGACACAACATTTTTCTGTCACGATGACCGTTTCATACAATGGAGTCCCTTCAGTTTTTGgctgtttttatattttgcatTGAAACCTAGTGAAAAGAAATTGTAATCTTCACCGTACTTTTGCATGAAATatgtattgaatttattaaattgttaTGTATTATCCCAATTACACATTGTGTAATCTGATTTTATTATGGACATTCGTAAATAGTTACTTTTGCCACTGTCTCAGTAAATTAAGCGAGGGCAAACCTATCAGGGTTTGCAGAAGTAGCTACTTTGTTATGTGCACTTTGACAAGTTTAATTCGAAGATGCAGAATCTGAGAAAAACTAAATCCAATAATTTGGGTTTGAGTTTAACGGTCTATCGCTGCTGAATAAAAGAGCATTGCGTAGCAAAGTGGTCAATCACCTCggtttcagtcgatttttgtttaattctcaaagaatatctcaaaatttgaGAGCCTTAATTACTGCCATTTCGGTTAAGACCAGTTTCGTAGATTTTCTTTAGGTCTACAAAAATGTCTTGAGTTTCGTTATTTTTCTTAGTATGAAAAATGTTGGTCAGGGAACGACGGAAAACTGGAACTGACTCAACTTGATTGACCACCTCTCTATGTAATTtgaattattctatttttatattttgtaaaCTTGTTTGGAAATGATATCGAACTGAATCTGATAATTGACCAAAGAGATATTCAATTACAGATTCAAGCTACGAAATATGTTATTGAGAtggtaatttattatttcctgCAATTTGTCGTCTATCGCTCGAGCCGGGGCCATTCATCTTCAAAGTTTCCTTACTTCTCACCCATCAAcagttttcatgaaaattttaatcaagcaataaataaacaaacaaacaAATTACCCCCTAATTGTCGACGTTGTGGACACGCAATAATTTTCAGCAAAAAATAGAGTAAAGTCAgtccatttttaatttatttcaaaaactaaaaaaaaattagttcaatCCAAAAGtgattgtttcaatttttttaacctaAGACAATGCAAGATAATACATCATCATAATGTATCATTAAATGAAAAGGTCCTCCACACAAAGAGAAATTAGTTTTTTTGAGAAGTCGAAGAAATTCGTGTCTCAAAATTGTCCAAGAAATCctgcaaaataaattatcgttaTAATCATTGTTATTTTCAGTGTGAAATAACGatcgtttttaatttatttactgtCTCACTTGTCTTAAAGTCCGATATAATTTGTTGATACCAAAAAGGTAATTTCTCATCTCgagtaaaattcaatttacttGTTCTGAGCTCTTGAATCTCAATTATAAAACATTTTAACGGAAAATCCTTTTGAATTGCTTCATAAAATTCCTTTgggtaaaatatatttttgtttaccTTGGGATATTGTATGCTTGGTAATTTCCAAGTTATGAATTCTTATTTATTGGGACTAGTTCGATGTACTTCTAAAAAAATCTGTCGTCTAAGCGTAAAGTGTATATAACAGgtcatttgtttataaaaatgcACTCTTTATATTACAGGACGGCCTAATTTGAAGACGTAACGAAAGCCAAAATAACAGAGAAAGTGGTGTCCTATTTGGTTCATTACGTCACGAATGATTTTGCAAAAGGGTCACCAAAGGTTAtcaaatattaatatatgcgttgattgaaattatcgaaaaaatcATGTAACTTGTTTTTGTAATGTAGATTTGAGAACAACTCCCATGCAGactgccaaaaaaaatatatatatattgatgAATGCTTTGATGAGTTAAATGACCTGGAACCGGCTATTGACGGAGATAACTGATCACTGCATTAACTAATTAATGGATGATGTATCGTTTCAGCTAATATGAGTAATATACAAGGAACATTGAGGATCTCTGGAATAACAATCAAACAAtgttagaaaaattatcagtGATGCATCGTTTAATTCTGTGTATGAGACAGAGTCCTATTATAATTACAATGTGCAATAAATAAGTCGTAATTGAATTGTGAAgtctaaattttatttcaatgattgGTGGCATCGATGACACTCCCACTCACTGATAATGGATTATGTTACACATATCCAACTAGTTATaaatatacatattttttttttttcgttttattattGCATTAAACCTTCGATTAGAgacataaattaataaaaagaaCGTTCGAGAATATGTGATTCTTTGCTTTAAGAACAGATATGTTAAcacaaataattagaataGTGTAATTGGTTTTGCATGTGTAATAGTTTTGAACACATAGTAACCAGTCTGAATGTTCAATCCCATCGCTGgctttcatgaaaaaatttaccaattgaattttttattcttttaccTAAATTCTAGATTTTATCATTTCTCTATACATTTAAAtcaattatatttacaaatatttttatcaattaagaAGATATGACCGGTAATTTAAAAACCCATTCTATAcacattatattttatttttaatggccGGTATTAGTTGCAACGAGTTTGAGACCTCTCGTACGGTGAAAAAGTCACGGAATGTTTGAATAAACAGTTTTTcccattatttttcagtttcgttattttctttttttttgagtcGTTAGTGGACTTGAAGAATggtttttattacaaaaaaaaatcatttactcACTCGATTACTAGAATTAGTGCGATTCTCTAAGGCATCTCGTTAATAAAagtatcaattattaaatttttcattctttctcttctttcatgtgttttttttttcattgttccacTTTTTGTGTCTTCAAAGTAAGCTATTTTCTTCTGTTTTCCTACAATTAAAGGTATGACGTTTTCTTCATCTTTGGTATACaatcagaaaaattcagtataaatattttgacaccttttttttaaaaaaaaaaagataataatCATCTCCtttgttttatcatttttcacatTGTTCCAATTGTGCTTTCTGTTGTGACTAGGTTCCTGTATTAGTATTAGGACATCATTGGAGAGTATTATTTAGTTATAAAAATGAAGGGAACtatgcttcaaaattatcatcacAACTTCCGACAACAACgtcaacatattttttttttctcgtattaaattttctcAG comes from the Diachasmimorpha longicaudata isolate KC_UGA_2023 chromosome 11, iyDiaLong2, whole genome shotgun sequence genome and includes:
- the LOC135167185 gene encoding ras-related protein Rab-21; translation: MASSVTNNGYNFKVVLLGEGCVGKTSAVLRYVEDKFNDEHLTTVQASFLTKKLSVGGKRVNLAIWDTAGQEKFHALGPIYYRMSNGAILVYDITDENSFQMVKNWVKELKKMLGSDICLVIAGNKVDLEKDRSVSFEEAERYAKQVGAVHFHTSAKQNRNIEEMFLDLTRRMIAHADETEQMKSNLNRTSSTRRNVVVVEDDVEQTQTTKSSCCGGSHPS